Proteins encoded within one genomic window of Thermus oshimai DSM 12092:
- a CDS encoding glutamate synthase-related protein, with product MTWKEAYPDIPIGQDACGIIAMAEKSGKPSHRIVRRTLESLYRMAHRAGAIRGEGDGTGIQTDIPRELWAHFLEKAGLEPELAYNPRFFVGHFFLPKGEEGRIEAFLDLLRAEGARLGVRPVYWKRGEVVSEVLGPVGRRTEPIFLQVAGISPDGDAPLWELGLKLEAQFPVHVVSLSTHSVVYKVRGAAELLKRYYPELSRPEFKSTIALGHNRYSTNTLSTFEQVQPFGLLGHNGEINTIERLRRELDFLGIPRTGGSDSQDLNRMLEGLIYRFGLTLPEAMDLVFPPILGEIKGLPEELQDLYMALRQRFGPLAQGPAAIVSRHRDEAVFATDAMGLRPLWQFETPYEIVFSSERGVFSAEEFVSEPKPLAPGEKVYLRLTPEGPRVLPFDRHQRLVLERLAARTPLSGYRVHLQGPLRQAPPPLSGGSEAQVEEKPAPPPLGLERAFGWDRWDGAYLEALAKTGNEPIGSLGYDGPLAALNPEKPNLSEFFKETVAVVTNPAIDREREIEHFSTRTLLGRRPLPDGRGGGRVEELLLPIVLESDQGLAEAFGTLTLEEVKARFQTATLVPQFTVEEGLLLGLKRLEEEAVRAVEGGAEVLILSDREAFQGGIWIDIGLAVAAVNRALSKKDRDGVALRRKTSLLVHSGGVRNLHDVAFLLGLGAEAVAPWLMEEKARALEGRKGVANTLEALKKGLEKVISTMGIHELRGYGRIFSSLGLKPELAEYFGTRNFFGSEEGGYGFLELERTLLEREGFFRAEKVLPAKDFRFNPRIYKAAQEVASGQAPYAHFQEKVRSLERESPVAARQLLEVRFPERSEVSPEEVDLSVGGHSLPFLISAMSFGSQGEASFRAYVEAAKRLNMLCINGEGGEIPDMLGRYTHWRGQQVASGRFGVHAYMLNSASVIEIKIGQGAKPGEGGHLPGKKVSAKVAAARNAVPGVDLISPSNNHDLYSIEDLAQLIEELKTVNPKALVSVKVPVIPGIGTIAVGIAKAGADVITLSGFEGGTGAARLHALKYAGLPVELGVRRAHRALVRAGLRDKVEIWADGGLKTAYDVLRMVLLGADRVGMATMAMVAIGCTICRGCQLDTCHVGITTQIESVEEALAHGLKRFVPQDLDRAVEALTRFFQAKGEALRELVAALGARSLREIRGRSDLLYQRDHLEEMDLSYLLLPVEEPDWLKDTSAHLLRKPLNQLTRTITEVVMGAYGEGGRRLVFQEGPVNSTDRALGAHLAGEIARRRLYGKGFDAEVELRFDAGSIAGNGLAAFNVEGMKVVVEGGAQDGVAKSAFGGVVAVLKGRNPYGAYVDGSVGKSFAYGAIGGLLIVEGMADSRFCIRLSGADVILGGEPERPLRDDLGNLAARAQAKGFAFEYMTRGRALVLGDPGPWICSGMTGGRVYLRHWPEMGLTEEAMRRRLAKGAKVAVKPLDARGVEDVKELLSAYIRVLLEAKREEKARRLEALLQDPAQHFRMVEPVNQQVEQGVSTE from the coding sequence ATGACCTGGAAGGAAGCCTACCCGGATATCCCCATAGGCCAGGACGCCTGCGGCATCATCGCCATGGCGGAGAAGAGCGGCAAACCCTCCCACCGCATCGTGCGGAGGACCCTGGAAAGCCTATACCGCATGGCCCACCGGGCCGGGGCCATCCGGGGGGAGGGGGACGGAACGGGCATCCAGACCGACATCCCCCGGGAGCTATGGGCCCACTTCTTGGAAAAGGCGGGGCTGGAGCCGGAACTGGCCTACAACCCCCGCTTCTTCGTGGGCCACTTCTTCCTGCCCAAGGGGGAGGAGGGGCGCATAGAAGCCTTCCTGGACCTCCTCAGGGCGGAAGGGGCCCGGCTTGGGGTCCGCCCCGTCTACTGGAAGCGGGGGGAGGTGGTGAGCGAGGTCCTGGGCCCCGTGGGGCGGCGCACCGAGCCCATCTTTCTCCAGGTGGCGGGCATCAGCCCCGATGGGGATGCCCCCCTTTGGGAGCTGGGGCTAAAGCTCGAGGCCCAGTTCCCCGTGCACGTGGTCTCCCTTTCCACCCACAGCGTGGTCTACAAGGTGCGGGGCGCGGCGGAGCTCCTCAAGCGCTACTACCCCGAGCTTTCCCGCCCCGAGTTCAAGAGCACCATCGCCCTGGGCCACAACCGCTACTCCACCAACACCCTCTCCACCTTTGAGCAGGTCCAGCCCTTCGGCCTCCTCGGCCACAACGGGGAAATCAACACCATTGAGCGCCTAAGGCGGGAGCTGGACTTCCTGGGCATCCCCCGCACGGGGGGCTCGGACTCCCAGGACCTGAACCGCATGCTGGAGGGGCTCATCTACCGCTTTGGCCTCACCCTCCCCGAGGCCATGGACCTGGTCTTCCCCCCCATCCTGGGGGAGATCAAGGGCCTGCCCGAGGAGCTTCAGGACCTCTACATGGCCCTCCGCCAGCGCTTCGGCCCCCTGGCCCAGGGCCCCGCGGCCATCGTGAGCCGCCACCGGGACGAGGCGGTCTTCGCCACGGACGCCATGGGCCTTAGGCCCCTGTGGCAGTTTGAAACCCCTTACGAGATCGTCTTCTCCTCGGAACGGGGGGTCTTCAGCGCGGAGGAGTTCGTGAGCGAGCCCAAGCCCCTGGCCCCCGGGGAGAAGGTCTACCTGCGCCTCACCCCCGAAGGCCCCAGGGTCCTGCCCTTTGACCGCCACCAGCGCCTGGTCCTGGAGCGCCTGGCCGCCCGCACCCCCCTCTCGGGGTACCGGGTCCACCTCCAGGGCCCCCTGCGCCAGGCCCCGCCCCCCCTCTCGGGCGGGAGCGAGGCCCAGGTGGAGGAGAAGCCCGCCCCGCCCCCCCTGGGCCTGGAACGGGCCTTCGGCTGGGACCGGTGGGACGGGGCCTACCTCGAGGCCCTGGCCAAGACCGGGAACGAGCCCATCGGCTCCCTGGGCTACGACGGGCCCCTGGCCGCCCTCAACCCGGAAAAGCCCAACCTCTCCGAGTTCTTCAAGGAGACCGTGGCCGTGGTGACCAACCCGGCCATTGACCGGGAGCGGGAGATCGAGCACTTCTCCACCCGCACCCTCTTAGGGCGGCGCCCCTTGCCGGACGGCCGGGGTGGGGGCCGGGTGGAAGAGCTCCTCCTCCCCATCGTCCTGGAGAGCGATCAGGGCCTCGCGGAGGCCTTCGGCACCCTCACCCTGGAGGAGGTCAAGGCCCGCTTCCAGACCGCCACCCTCGTCCCCCAGTTCACCGTGGAGGAGGGGCTTCTTTTGGGCCTTAAGCGCCTGGAGGAGGAGGCCGTAAGGGCGGTGGAAGGGGGCGCGGAAGTCCTCATCCTCTCCGACCGGGAGGCCTTCCAGGGGGGCATCTGGATCGACATCGGCCTGGCGGTGGCCGCAGTGAACCGGGCCCTTTCCAAGAAGGACCGGGACGGGGTGGCCCTGAGGCGCAAGACCTCCCTCCTGGTCCACTCCGGGGGGGTCAGGAACCTCCACGACGTGGCCTTCCTCCTGGGCCTTGGGGCGGAGGCCGTGGCCCCCTGGCTCATGGAGGAGAAGGCCCGGGCCCTGGAGGGGCGGAAAGGGGTGGCGAACACCCTCGAGGCCCTCAAGAAGGGCCTGGAGAAGGTCATCTCCACCATGGGCATCCACGAGCTCCGGGGCTACGGGCGGATCTTCAGCAGCCTGGGCCTGAAGCCGGAGCTTGCGGAGTACTTCGGCACCCGGAACTTCTTCGGCTCCGAGGAGGGGGGGTACGGCTTCCTGGAGCTGGAACGGACCCTGTTGGAGCGGGAGGGGTTCTTCCGGGCGGAAAAGGTCCTCCCCGCCAAGGACTTCCGCTTCAACCCCAGGATCTACAAGGCCGCCCAGGAGGTGGCCTCGGGCCAGGCCCCCTACGCCCACTTCCAGGAGAAGGTGCGCTCCTTAGAGCGGGAAAGCCCCGTGGCCGCAAGGCAACTCCTGGAGGTGCGCTTCCCCGAGCGGAGCGAGGTTTCGCCGGAGGAGGTGGACCTCTCCGTGGGGGGCCACTCCCTCCCCTTCCTCATCAGCGCCATGAGCTTCGGCTCCCAAGGGGAGGCCTCCTTCCGGGCCTACGTGGAGGCGGCCAAACGCCTCAACATGCTCTGCATCAACGGGGAGGGCGGGGAGATCCCCGACATGCTCGGCCGCTACACCCACTGGCGGGGCCAGCAGGTGGCCTCGGGCCGCTTCGGGGTCCACGCCTACATGCTGAACTCCGCCAGCGTCATCGAGATCAAGATCGGCCAGGGGGCGAAGCCGGGAGAAGGGGGGCACCTCCCGGGCAAGAAGGTCTCGGCCAAGGTGGCCGCGGCCCGGAACGCGGTGCCCGGGGTGGACCTCATCAGCCCCTCCAACAACCACGACCTCTACTCCATCGAGGACCTGGCCCAGCTCATTGAGGAGCTCAAGACCGTGAACCCCAAGGCCCTGGTCTCGGTGAAGGTGCCGGTGATCCCCGGCATCGGGACCATCGCCGTGGGGATCGCCAAGGCGGGGGCGGACGTCATCACCCTCTCGGGGTTTGAGGGGGGCACGGGGGCGGCCCGCCTCCACGCCCTGAAGTACGCCGGCCTCCCCGTGGAGCTCGGGGTGCGCCGGGCCCACCGGGCCCTGGTGCGGGCCGGGCTGCGGGATAAGGTGGAGATCTGGGCCGACGGGGGCCTGAAGACGGCCTACGATGTCCTACGCATGGTCCTCCTGGGGGCGGACCGGGTGGGCATGGCCACCATGGCCATGGTGGCCATCGGGTGCACCATCTGCCGGGGGTGCCAGCTGGACACCTGCCACGTGGGCATCACCACCCAGATTGAGAGCGTGGAGGAGGCCTTAGCCCACGGCCTCAAGCGCTTCGTCCCCCAGGACCTGGACCGGGCGGTGGAAGCCCTCACCCGCTTCTTCCAGGCCAAGGGGGAGGCCCTAAGGGAGCTGGTGGCCGCCTTGGGGGCCCGTTCCTTAAGGGAGATCCGGGGCCGCTCCGACCTCCTCTACCAGCGGGACCACCTGGAGGAGATGGACCTCTCCTACCTCCTCCTCCCCGTGGAGGAGCCGGACTGGCTCAAGGACACCTCCGCCCACCTCCTGCGGAAGCCCCTGAACCAGCTCACCCGCACGATCACCGAGGTGGTCATGGGGGCCTACGGCGAGGGCGGGCGGCGCCTGGTCTTCCAGGAAGGCCCCGTGAACTCCACCGACCGGGCCCTGGGGGCCCACCTGGCGGGGGAGATCGCCCGGAGGCGGCTCTACGGTAAGGGCTTTGACGCGGAGGTGGAGCTCCGCTTTGACGCGGGAAGCATCGCGGGCAACGGCCTCGCCGCCTTCAACGTGGAGGGGATGAAGGTGGTGGTGGAGGGCGGGGCCCAGGACGGGGTGGCCAAGAGCGCCTTCGGGGGGGTGGTGGCCGTGCTCAAGGGCCGGAACCCCTACGGGGCCTACGTGGACGGGTCGGTGGGCAAGAGCTTCGCCTACGGGGCCATCGGGGGCCTGCTCATCGTGGAGGGGATGGCGGATAGCCGCTTCTGCATCCGCCTTTCGGGGGCCGACGTGATCCTGGGCGGGGAGCCCGAGCGGCCCCTCAGGGACGACCTGGGCAACCTGGCCGCCCGGGCCCAGGCCAAGGGCTTCGCCTTTGAGTACATGACCCGGGGGCGGGCCCTGGTCCTGGGGGACCCCGGGCCCTGGATCTGCTCGGGGATGACGGGGGGCCGGGTCTACCTGCGCCACTGGCCGGAGATGGGCCTCACGGAGGAGGCCATGCGCAGGCGGCTGGCCAAGGGGGCCAAGGTGGCGGTGAAGCCCCTGGACGCCCGGGGGGTGGAGGACGTGAAGGAGCTCCTTTCCGCCTACATCCGGGTCCTCCTCGAGGCCAAGCGGGAGGAGAAGGCGAGGCGCCTGGAGGCCCTCCTCCAGGACCCCGCCCAGCACTTCCGCATGGTGGAGCCTGTGAACCAGCAGGTGGAGCAGGGGGTGAGCACGGAGTAA
- a CDS encoding DUF815 domain-containing protein has product MGGMRPERPLDLLALDLPAGEPWGYAYAQALLKAPWAWRALRPTPGVLDLIGRSLEELYLDLLRRREEEPLGPLGERPPHPAEEGALEALLARDPRALVGVLQAHGPWPYALYRAFRFDGEVRPVLRPKLPPENALVGYEAQRKALEENVRRFLEGRPALHTLLYGARGTGKSTLAKGLLRLPEAHMVEVEPSALPALDRLLEELGRLPKRFILFLDDLSLDPESEAFHHLKALLEGSLQGTPENVLLLATTNRRHLVRALGKNPLPGEDPQAWDALQDTLALAERFGLVLTFPPFDRALYLEAVAHHLGRPLSREEEEGALRFALARGFSGRAAEQFARTLR; this is encoded by the coding sequence ATGGGCGGCATGAGGCCGGAGCGCCCCTTAGATCTTCTGGCCCTGGACCTGCCCGCGGGGGAGCCCTGGGGCTACGCCTACGCCCAGGCCCTCCTCAAGGCCCCCTGGGCCTGGCGGGCCCTGAGGCCCACCCCGGGGGTCTTGGACCTCATTGGGCGGAGCCTCGAGGAACTCTACCTGGACCTCCTCCGCCGCCGGGAGGAGGAGCCTTTGGGCCCCTTGGGGGAAAGGCCCCCCCACCCCGCGGAGGAGGGGGCCCTAGAGGCCCTTCTCGCCCGGGACCCCAGGGCCCTGGTGGGGGTGCTCCAGGCCCACGGCCCCTGGCCCTACGCCCTCTACCGGGCCTTCCGCTTTGACGGAGAGGTGAGGCCCGTCTTGCGCCCCAAGCTTCCTCCGGAGAACGCCCTGGTGGGCTACGAGGCCCAGCGGAAGGCCCTGGAGGAGAACGTGCGGCGCTTCCTGGAGGGCCGCCCCGCCCTGCACACCCTCCTCTACGGGGCCCGGGGCACGGGGAAGAGCACCCTGGCCAAGGGCCTCCTCCGCCTGCCGGAGGCCCACATGGTGGAGGTGGAGCCTTCCGCCCTGCCGGCGTTGGACCGCCTTTTGGAGGAGTTGGGCCGTCTCCCTAAGCGCTTTATCCTCTTCCTGGACGACCTCTCCCTGGACCCCGAAAGCGAGGCCTTCCACCACCTGAAGGCCCTCCTGGAGGGAAGCCTCCAGGGGACGCCGGAGAACGTCCTCCTCCTCGCCACCACCAACCGCCGCCACCTGGTGCGCGCCCTGGGGAAGAACCCCCTACCCGGGGAGGACCCCCAGGCCTGGGACGCCCTGCAGGACACCCTGGCCCTGGCGGAGCGGTTCGGCCTGGTCCTCACCTTCCCGCCCTTTGACCGGGCCCTGTACCTCGAGGCGGTGGCCCACCACCTGGGCCGCCCCTTGAGCCGGGAGGAGGAGGAAGGAGCCCTCCGCTTCGCCCTGGCCCGGGGGTTTTCCGGGCGGGCGGCGGAGCAGTTCGCCAGGACCCTGCGCTAA
- the rpsI gene encoding 30S ribosomal protein S9, which yields MEQYYGTGRRKEAVARVFLRPGSGKVTVNGQDFAEYFRGLVRAVAALEPLRVVDAQNRFDAYITVQGGGKSGQVDAIRLGVARALLQYNPDYRARLKPLGFLTRDARVVERKKYGKHKARRAPQYSKR from the coding sequence ATGGAGCAGTACTACGGCACCGGCAGGCGTAAAGAGGCGGTGGCCCGGGTTTTCCTGCGCCCCGGGAGCGGCAAGGTCACCGTGAACGGTCAGGACTTCGCGGAGTACTTCCGGGGGCTGGTGCGGGCGGTGGCCGCCCTCGAGCCCCTTAGGGTGGTGGACGCCCAGAACCGCTTTGACGCCTACATCACCGTGCAGGGGGGCGGCAAGAGCGGCCAGGTGGACGCCATCCGCCTGGGCGTGGCCCGCGCCCTCCTGCAGTACAACCCCGACTACCGCGCCCGGCTTAAGCCCTTGGGCTTCCTCACCCGGGATGCCCGCGTGGTGGAGCGGAAGAAGTACGGCAAGCACAAGGCCCGCCGGGCGCCCCAGTACTCCAAGCGCTAG
- the rplM gene encoding 50S ribosomal protein L13, producing the protein MKTYVPKDVEPRWVLIDAEGKTLGRLATQIATLLRGKHRPDWMPNLAMGDFVVVVNADKIRLTGKKLKDKIYTRYSGYQGGLKEIPAEKLLATHPERVLEHAVKGMLPKGPLGRRLFKRLKVYAGPNHPHQAQKPVKLEVQ; encoded by the coding sequence GTGAAGACCTACGTACCGAAAGATGTGGAGCCCCGCTGGGTGCTCATAGACGCGGAGGGGAAGACGCTGGGGCGGCTCGCCACCCAGATCGCCACCCTCCTTAGGGGCAAGCACCGCCCCGACTGGATGCCCAACCTGGCCATGGGGGATTTCGTGGTGGTGGTGAACGCGGACAAGATCCGCCTCACCGGCAAGAAGCTGAAGGACAAGATCTACACCCGCTACAGCGGCTACCAGGGCGGGCTTAAGGAGATCCCTGCGGAAAAGCTCCTGGCCACCCACCCCGAGCGGGTTCTGGAGCACGCGGTGAAGGGCATGCTCCCCAAGGGCCCCTTGGGCCGTCGGCTCTTTAAGCGCCTTAAGGTGTACGCGGGGCCCAACCACCCCCACCAGGCGCAGAAGCCCGTGAAGCTGGAGGTCCAGTGA
- a CDS encoding CTP synthase, with product MKYVFVTGGVVSSLGKGILTSSLGALLRARGYRVTAIKIDPYVNVDAGTMRPYEHGEVFVTGDGAETDLDIGHYERFLDVDLSRGNNLTTGQVYLSVIQKERRGEYLSQTVQVIPHITDEIKERIRKVAREQEAEIAVVEVGGTVGDIESLPFLEAIRQFRFDEGEENTLYLHLTLVPYLETSEEFKTKPTQHSVATLRGVGIQPDMVVLRSVKPVPEEVRKKVALFTNVRPGHVFSSPNVEHLYEVPLLLEEQGLGRAVERALGLEAVFPNLTFWQEAVRVLKHPERTVRIAIAGKYVKMPDAYLSLLEALKHAGIKNRARVEVKWVDAEGLENGDLEEAFRDVSGILVPGGFGVRGIEGKIRAVQFARERKIPFLGICLGLQVAVIEFARNVAGLKGANSTEFDPYTPHPVIDLMPEQLEVEGLGGTMRLGDWPMRIQEGTLLHRLYGKGEVKERHRHRYEVNPAYVEALERAGLTVSGVTPGMAGRGAGLVEAIELRDHPFFLGLQSHPEFKSRPMRPSPPFVGFVEAALAHEASLR from the coding sequence ATGAAATACGTATTCGTCACCGGCGGCGTGGTTTCCAGCCTGGGCAAAGGCATCCTCACCTCCTCCCTGGGGGCCCTCCTCCGGGCCCGGGGCTACCGGGTCACGGCCATCAAGATTGACCCCTACGTGAACGTGGACGCGGGGACCATGCGCCCCTACGAGCACGGGGAGGTCTTCGTCACGGGGGACGGGGCGGAAACGGACCTGGACATCGGCCACTACGAGCGCTTCCTGGACGTGGACCTCTCCCGGGGCAACAACCTCACCACCGGCCAGGTCTACCTCTCCGTGATCCAGAAGGAGCGCCGGGGGGAGTACCTCTCCCAGACCGTCCAGGTGATCCCCCACATCACGGACGAGATCAAGGAACGGATCCGCAAGGTGGCGAGGGAGCAGGAGGCGGAGATCGCCGTGGTGGAGGTGGGGGGCACGGTGGGGGACATCGAGAGCCTGCCCTTCCTCGAGGCCATCCGCCAGTTCCGCTTTGACGAGGGGGAGGAAAACACCCTCTACCTCCACCTGACCCTGGTCCCCTACCTGGAGACCAGCGAGGAGTTCAAGACCAAGCCCACCCAGCACTCCGTGGCCACCTTGAGGGGCGTGGGCATCCAGCCGGACATGGTGGTCCTGCGCTCGGTGAAGCCCGTGCCCGAGGAGGTGCGCAAGAAGGTGGCCCTCTTCACCAACGTCCGCCCGGGGCACGTCTTCTCCAGCCCCAACGTGGAGCACCTCTACGAGGTCCCCCTCCTCCTGGAGGAGCAGGGCCTGGGCCGGGCGGTGGAAAGGGCCTTGGGCCTCGAGGCCGTCTTCCCCAACCTCACCTTCTGGCAGGAGGCGGTGCGGGTCCTGAAGCACCCCGAGCGCACGGTGCGCATCGCCATCGCCGGGAAGTACGTGAAGATGCCCGACGCCTACCTCTCCCTCCTGGAGGCCTTAAAGCACGCGGGGATCAAGAACCGGGCCCGGGTGGAGGTGAAGTGGGTGGACGCGGAAGGGCTGGAAAACGGGGACCTGGAGGAGGCCTTCCGGGATGTCTCCGGCATCCTGGTGCCCGGGGGGTTCGGGGTGCGGGGGATTGAGGGGAAGATCCGGGCGGTCCAGTTCGCCCGGGAGCGGAAAATCCCCTTCCTCGGCATCTGCCTGGGGCTCCAGGTGGCGGTCATAGAGTTCGCCCGGAACGTGGCCGGGCTCAAGGGGGCCAACTCCACCGAGTTTGACCCCTACACCCCCCACCCGGTCATCGACCTCATGCCCGAGCAGCTGGAGGTGGAGGGCCTCGGGGGGACCATGCGCCTGGGGGACTGGCCCATGCGCATCCAGGAGGGCACCCTCCTCCACCGCCTCTACGGGAAGGGGGAGGTGAAGGAGCGCCACCGCCACCGCTACGAGGTGAACCCGGCCTACGTGGAGGCCCTGGAGCGGGCGGGGCTTACCGTCTCCGGGGTGACCCCGGGGATGGCCGGCCGGGGGGCGGGGCTGGTGGAGGCCATCGAGCTAAGGGACCACCCCTTCTTCCTGGGCCTCCAGAGCCACCCCGAGTTCAAAAGCCGCCCCATGCGCCCCTCCCCCCCCTTCGTGGGCTTCGTGGAGGCCGCTTTAGCCCACGAAGCGTCGCTGCGCTGA
- a CDS encoding cupin domain-containing protein, with the protein MGGMKPVVKQAASVEARPVERGEKAFIQVLIGPEDGAPHFITRKFTLLPGGRIPKHKHPTIEHEQYVLSGRMKVFLGDEVKEVAAGQAVYIPPDTPHAYVNEGDEPVEFLCVIPKTSAYATEWLEE; encoded by the coding sequence ATGGGGGGCATGAAGCCCGTGGTCAAGCAGGCGGCCAGCGTGGAGGCCCGCCCCGTGGAGCGGGGGGAGAAGGCCTTCATCCAGGTCCTCATCGGGCCTGAGGACGGGGCCCCCCACTTCATCACCCGCAAGTTCACCCTCCTCCCGGGGGGGCGCATCCCCAAGCACAAGCACCCCACCATTGAGCACGAGCAGTACGTCCTCTCCGGGCGCATGAAGGTCTTCTTGGGGGACGAGGTGAAGGAGGTGGCCGCGGGCCAGGCGGTGTACATCCCCCCGGACACCCCCCACGCCTACGTGAACGAGGGGGACGAGCCCGTGGAGTTCCTCTGCGTGATCCCCAAGACCTCGGCCTACGCCACGGAGTGGCTGGAGGAATAG
- a CDS encoding phosphoribosyltransferase: MRFRDRRHAGALLAEALKPLGLENPVVLGVPRGGVVVADEVARALGGELDVVLARKVGAPGNPEFALGAVGEKGDLILMPYARNYADESYLLREAARQRETVRKRAERYRKARPKVPLKGRDVVLVDDGVATGSTLEAALATVLAEAPRRVVVAVPVGSPEALKRLKEKAEVVALSAPEDFAAVGAYYLDFGEVTDEDVEALLAARV; this comes from the coding sequence ATGCGTTTTCGCGACCGAAGGCACGCCGGGGCCCTTCTGGCCGAGGCCCTTAAACCCTTGGGTTTGGAGAACCCCGTGGTGTTGGGGGTGCCTCGAGGCGGCGTGGTGGTGGCGGACGAGGTGGCCCGGGCCCTGGGGGGGGAGCTGGACGTGGTCCTGGCCCGCAAGGTGGGGGCCCCAGGCAACCCCGAGTTCGCCCTGGGGGCCGTGGGGGAGAAGGGGGACCTCATCCTCATGCCCTACGCCCGGAACTACGCCGACGAGAGCTACCTCCTGCGGGAGGCGGCCAGGCAGCGGGAAACGGTGCGCAAGCGGGCGGAGCGCTACCGCAAGGCCCGCCCCAAGGTGCCCCTGAAGGGGCGGGACGTGGTCCTGGTGGACGACGGGGTGGCCACGGGGTCCACCCTCGAGGCCGCCTTGGCCACGGTCCTGGCGGAGGCCCCCCGGCGGGTGGTGGTGGCCGTGCCCGTGGGGAGCCCCGAGGCCCTAAAGCGCCTAAAGGAGAAGGCCGAGGTGGTGGCCCTCTCCGCCCCGGAGGACTTCGCCGCGGTGGGGGCCTACTACCTGGACTTCGGGGAGGTCACGGACGAGGACGTGGAGGCCCTCCTCGCCGCCCGGGTATAA
- a CDS encoding long-chain-fatty-acid--CoA ligase codes for METASAKPWVKHYDPGVPPEIQVPPIPLWKILEESAGRYPHGVALDFLGKTLTYRALWEEARRFAGGLKALGVKPGDRVAIMLPNSPQFVIAFYGALMAGAVGVNVNPLYTPRELRHQLKDAGAEYLVILDHLLPRFLEVEGETPVRHTVVTGIRDYLPFPKNLLYPLKAKRDGLPLGFPRRQGFHAFTELLKASPATPHPADPEDLALLQYTGGTTGVSKGAMLTHKNLVANVLQIDAWDPTSKDLHGQGVMLGALPFFHVYGMTVAMNYGLYAGFKIVLLPRPEIGPIVEAIEKHKVTHFPGVPTLYVAFNNFPGIEGRNVKSIRICLSGAAPLPVEVAKRFEEITGARLIEGYGLSEASPVTHSNPVLGEIKKGSIGMPLPSVEAKVVDEEGKEVPLGEVGELIVKGPNVMKGYWNRPDETSRALKDGWLFTGDLARMDEEGYFYIVXRKKDMIIAGGYNIYPREVEEVLYQHPAVQEAAVVGVPDPYRGETVAAFIVLKPEYQGKVTEKDLEAFCRENLAAYKVPRIIRFRESLPKSSVGKILRRELRDEFARQKG; via the coding sequence ATGGAGACGGCCAGCGCCAAACCTTGGGTAAAGCACTACGACCCCGGCGTGCCCCCGGAGATCCAGGTGCCCCCCATCCCCTTGTGGAAGATCCTGGAGGAAAGCGCGGGGCGCTACCCCCATGGGGTCGCCCTGGACTTCCTGGGCAAAACCCTCACCTACCGCGCCCTGTGGGAGGAGGCCCGGCGCTTCGCCGGCGGGCTTAAGGCCCTGGGGGTCAAGCCGGGGGACCGGGTGGCCATCATGCTCCCCAACTCCCCCCAGTTCGTCATCGCCTTCTACGGGGCCCTGATGGCGGGGGCGGTGGGGGTGAACGTGAACCCCCTCTACACCCCCCGGGAGCTTAGGCACCAGCTCAAGGACGCGGGGGCGGAGTACCTGGTCATCCTGGACCACCTCCTGCCCCGCTTCCTGGAGGTGGAGGGGGAAACCCCCGTCCGGCACACGGTGGTCACCGGCATCCGCGACTACCTGCCCTTCCCCAAAAACCTCCTCTACCCCCTGAAGGCCAAGCGGGATGGGCTCCCCCTGGGCTTCCCCAGACGCCAGGGGTTCCACGCCTTCACCGAGCTCCTCAAGGCCAGCCCCGCCACCCCCCACCCCGCGGACCCCGAGGACCTGGCCCTCCTCCAGTACACCGGGGGGACCACCGGGGTTTCCAAAGGGGCCATGCTCACCCACAAGAACCTGGTGGCCAACGTCCTGCAAATCGACGCCTGGGACCCCACCTCCAAGGACCTGCACGGCCAGGGGGTGATGCTGGGGGCCCTGCCCTTCTTCCACGTCTACGGCATGACCGTGGCCATGAACTACGGCCTCTACGCGGGCTTCAAGATCGTCCTCCTCCCCCGTCCTGAGATCGGCCCCATCGTGGAGGCCATTGAGAAGCACAAGGTCACCCACTTCCCCGGCGTGCCCACCCTCTACGTGGCCTTCAACAACTTCCCGGGGATTGAAGGGCGCAACGTGAAGAGCATCCGCATCTGCCTCTCCGGGGCCGCGCCCCTGCCCGTGGAGGTGGCCAAGCGCTTTGAGGAGATCACCGGGGCCCGGCTCATAGAGGGCTACGGCCTTTCCGAGGCCAGCCCCGTGACCCACTCCAACCCCGTGCTGGGGGAGATCAAGAAGGGCTCCATCGGGATGCCCCTCCCCAGCGTGGAGGCTAAGGTGGTGGACGAGGAGGGGAAGGAGGTCCCCCTGGGCGAGGTGGGCGAGCTCATCGTCAAAGGCCCCAACGTCATGAAAGGCTACTGGAACCGCCCCGACGAAACCAGCCGCGCCCTCAAAGACGGCTGGCTCTTCACCGGCGACCTGGCCCGCATGGACGAGGAAGGCTACTTCTACATCGTGGANCGCAAAAAGGACATGATCATCGCCGGCGGCTACAACATCTACCCCAGGGAGGTGGAAGAGGTCCTCTACCAGCACCCCGCCGTCCAGGAAGCCGCCGTGGTGGGCGTCCCCGACCCCTACCGGGGGGAGACCGTGGCCGCCTTCATCGTCCTGAAACCCGAGTACCAGGGCAAGGTCACGGAAAAGGACCTCGAGGCCTTCTGCCGGGAAAACCTTGCCGCCTACAAGGTCCCCCGCATCATCCGCTTCCGGGAAAGCCTCCCCAAGTCCAGCGTGGGCAAGATCCTGCGCCGGGAGCTCAGGGACGAGTTCGCCCGCCAAAAGGGCTAG